TTGCAACAACACAGGAAGGTTTCCTGTTCTAGAGTTCTTAAGAAAAGTTTAGGCAAACATTTAGCAGGAACAGTTGAGGGAGACATCCTCAGTGGGTACTCTTGACCTGGATGATTTGTGATTTTAGGATTCAGGCCCAAAGGACTGTCCTAGAAGGCTGACATAGTTACAGAGCTCGACAAGCCCTACCTGGTGATTGCTTAGACATCCCAGCAGTCAGAGACTCCTTAGATAGAAAAGGATTTGTTGTGCTCAAAGAGACAGTCCAGAGCAAAGGATTCCTGTagcagctttggaggagagctcttaagaaatgtcttttcttccactttcagTCTCTATTGTTCTAGAAtttgtgtctctctctgtctttatGCAGAATTCAGCACAAAAGGGCCTTTGACCATAActgaaacagaaatatgaaaaagcaaTCCCTTCCCACCTTCAGAAATACGCACATCACAAACACTCTTCTCTCTTAAGCAGAAAAGAGAGGCTGTGGAAACATTCTGCGTGGAAATTAATCTTTTGAATAGGAGGTGAGTTCAGTTTGAATGGAGTGTTATCAATATTTTTGTCTGTTTCGAGTTACTAATGCTGTTTTCATCTTTGGCTAAGTAACATCttgtaaagattaaaaaaaaaaaaaaaagcccagatggAATTTTAAAGCAAGGATAACAAATCATATTTGTCAAACCTACTACTGGAGTAAGTGGCACCATCACTGATTTTAATAAGAGTAGTTTCTTACACTAAGTAGATTTGGTCCATCTAATTCACCTGGAATCTGGACAAATGTTGTCTTTGGACCAAATCAACCTTGATCAAAGCTTATACACATCTGCTAACGTTACTAAACGCTATGACTGGTAAAACTAGTCATTATTCTGGCTGTATCtggcaaaaattttaaaatgatcttttctcAGACACGATGGTGATCTGGTTTGTTGGCCCATCATTGTACATTAATGCAAtcttacagaaatatatatatatatatgtatgtaaacacACCCACATGCACATGTATATACAAATGTTTATATATCCATATAGAGAACAGGCATGCATTCTGCATACAATCATCTGTATTAGACTGTGTTTCTGTAAGCATCAGAGGTCACCACAGTCTAGGACAAGACTTCCTTTTGGCATCCACTGAAGGCATCCCTGCAGATGTCCATATCAAACACCGACACATTTTAGTATGACAGTAGCTGAAAATCAGTCATATATCTATGATGCTAATGGAAGCAAGTCACATTCACAAACATTTACATATTTACAggaaatgtctttgtttgggaAACATATAAACACTTGCTCTGGAAATGCAAGTGGAAATGTTCTAAATGTATTTAGGACATCCTCATGGTACTATCTGGTAGAATAAAAAAGTCTTTTAGTGAGTCTGTTTGCATTGGGCTGGATGCACATGCCTTCATATTCATCATTTCCCTCTCTGGTTTTCCAGGTTCTCTGGATCAATAACATTTTCCCAGAGCATGCCAGCCCTCCACTCTCCCAAGCTCTCCTGTTCATTCATTTTTCACTTACGGCTAGGTCCAACTGCCAAATAATCCCAAGGTGCTTCAGACACATTCCAGCCAGCACTTTTTCCTGTCATCTCTTGAATGTCTTTTTGTGGCTGTAATGTAAGAGCGGTACAACACAAGACGAGTCCGCACTGAATCACTGCTACACGACGTTTTATTTACCAGTCTTCCTTCCAGCATTAGAGGTCTcagtttgcttttgcctttctgtaGTTAGACCaagggaaaaatatgtatttgttccAAATGCAGGTTGTTTCCATAACCCTAACTGATTAGGGGATCAGTATAAATCTGTGTAATTCAGTGTAAAGAGACAAGTAGAGGCGTGAACCAATACCTTCTAGTGAGGTACCAAGTGTGTACAGTACAAAGGTTTAACACATGCTTTGCCCTTCAgttttgttcaatatattcaccCTGGCCAAACACATGCCATTAATGAGCCCAAAACAAGTTATTAggtcataaaataaaaatgacatccACATTCTGTATTCTTTGTACTTCAGCACAAAAAGCTGCTGGCAGCTCTGGAAGGTAAAGATTACATCCAACATCCATACACTATATATTACATTCTTCTCCACTACTCTTTCCCTTGATCTTTGGCACTTAATCGCTGAGGTCTTTTTTCAGGAACATGAGCAGCCTTTAACATGGAAGATATCTGAACCTGGGATCCTACAAACAGTAagtttcaccttaaaaaaaaaaaaaaaaaaagaaagtgagagataCTGTTTTATAGCTTGTTATAGCTGATCAACATTTGTGCTACTATGTGATTTGTATTTTTAACTAGCTAAATAAAAATACCGTGTTAGGACAGATGAGCATTTTTTCTTGCTGAGAatgctttctgttctttaaatGACAACAGTATCTGGTGACCTCAACTTTCTAAGCAAAATTCAAATATGAAGTGTTCATGTATAGGATGGAGAACCCAGATACTGAAATAGGAGTCCGTCTGAGAGGAACATGGGGCTCAACGCATAGCAGATTGCTGTGCTTGTACTTGTGACCAAAACCACCACAAGTAACTACAGATTCACTAGTGGTATTCCTTTATTCCCCAAAGTTTGCATTTCAAGGGCCTTATCTAAAAAATACCAAGTAACTTTAATTCACAGTTGGCCAGAATCTTACAAGCTTGCTTCAGGCTCTTTGAGATGAAGTCCTCAAACACAGCAGTGCAGACTCTCAACTCCTGAAATAGCTCACGAATAAGAAGTGCTATGTCAGGACGATGATGAGGGACCATTTGGCACTGAGATTACTAACGCCAAACTCAAAATAGAGTAAACCCATTTGAATGAAGCTCTTTGAAAGGTGAAAAATAACTTGCTTTCTCATTTGGCTTAATTCACTTGACTATCATCTCCAAGTTAGTTGAGCTTACCTCCTTTCTTGCGGACCTGCTGATAAACAGGGAAACCTCCTCCACATTCTGTGGGTGCAGGTCATTCACAGCCACTATACGGTCTCCGTGGTTAAATATACATCCAAGTTTGTAAGTACCAGTCCAATGTGAGACACTAGGGTAATTGGAGGACAGATAATCAAGTAATCATATGGGATATCTAGTTACTGCTAACAGAATGAAGATGACCAAACGATATTGCACTTTTTGGTATTTCTCTCTGGAACTAACACACAGAGTAAGTGATATTGTAGTTTTTTGATCTGGTTCTAGCTGAAATCAAACAGTTTCATCCATCCCAACAGTTCCCTGTAAAAGTGTACATGACACTGGCACTGACCTAACACAGGAGATTAGTGCTAACAAGGTCAATAGTGAAAGCTGAGGATTCGAGTCTGAACACAGTGGGCCAAACTTGGTGTGGATATATGTCCACTGTTGCAGATATTTCAGGCCTATGCTTGACTGAGATGATTTTTGGAAATCTTCCATGAGGAGAGGATTAAACTAAAACCTATAATCATGTGTTTTATCTATGATATAACTATGAGAATCACACATCTATCCCTGTCCTTGCAACTGTATGAGCCAAAATCCTATCTGGACCCTAATGGAAATTCCAGTATCTCTTTCCTGCTTGTCTCTGATAGACTCTCTGATAGACTCTCCTTGATGACCAGCTATCTAGGCCTGGCTGACCCAACAGTCAAACCTAGTGCTCTGTTCTGTCCTGGAACCAGCCCCAAATCCTTTCAAAACAAATTTCCACTAGAAAAGTGCTACAAACTTTGATAGAGATCCAACTTTCACAGCTGCATCCCATTTCTAGTCCTTTTTGTTATGGTATTTTCTCTGCTTGCTGATAGTGGCTGAAATAAAGCGGCTTCCTGCCACTTCAAGCGGTACTTGACAAGTATGAATGTCAGAGGAGCAGCAAAAGGGAGCCTCAGTGATGGGCGGCAGTGAAAGACCATCAGACTGCacagaaggaagcaaaaaagtatacaatgaactttttttctgctcctccttctttctcctaTGGTCACTGATATCAAAGGTCTAGGGAGAGCACTGATTTCTAGCAGGACTACTAGGACGATCGATGCGCTCCAGCCCAAAACATCTAGTTGTGAAAAGTGGCCTGACAACTGATTCCTAGCGCTGAACCAGTGCTAGGATTAATTCCGAGCTTAGCCCATGGAGAATAGCCTATGCTGAGATCCAACTCAAGTTATCATGATTTATCTAACATCATTTAAGTTTTCACTTATAGTCCACCCTTAACCAGAGACTCTTAATGCGCTTCGCAGGTGCTACTATTGAATCTCTAAAGTGATGTGAATAATATTAGGGACACAGGATAATAGGTTAAAGGATAAAAAAGACATGAAGGGATTTGATGAATTACTTAAGAGTGAATTAGTGAATTTACTAGATCTGGAAATGGTCCGCTGTGTGCTGGTAGGTTCCATTTTGCCACTCTTTCCAGTGACAAACAGATTTTATGACTTGCCAAAGAACTGTCATCTCTTTCCACAaatctcctttttcttcataAGGCATAAACATACTTGAGGGGGTATGGTGGCCAGAAGTCAGATAAGTGGGACTTGAATTCTGTACCTTGTATGTGTTTCTTAATTTTCAGCTTCATCATTAATAACAAAGCGTAACAAATTATTGGTCATCTATACTAATCTCTACAAGATTTTTTCGTTGAAAAACCCTATTTATCCTATCATAAGATATACTGCCTCACCACATCTCTATGATCATTATAGTTCACCAAATTAAAGGCAAAATTGGCTAGCAGTAATTATGTGTTTCACACCAATATTAGAAGATTAGCTTTTGGGTGGGATTTAATTGCTAATTATTACACAAGGTGCCACAGAGTTCTCAATTCTATACAGTCCCTTTCAAGAATGGTGCAAATAGGAACTTAAATGCATGAACAGTCAGAAACAGCAGTAGGAAATATCTGGAGTTCTAACACACACTGATTCTGTCCTGTTCTGCACAGCCAAAAACGTATATGGAGGTATACTGTTGCACACTTCTATCTCTGTGTTGATTGTCACTCATTCACAGCTGACAGGCACCATCATAAGATATCCAGAACTCACCATATTTGTCCTGCTGCCTCGGTAAGTGTTAGGTAATTGTTAATATCAGTCAGGGGGATGAAAATATCCAACTTCTGCAGTTGGGTCTCATCTGTAATTTGACTGTGAGAGAAAACATCAGAGACAAGGCACGTTCTGTCAGAACCTCGGTGGAAGCCCATGAATACATTTGTCttttctgtaatgaaaaatgGAGAGGACACTTACCTGAGTAGTATAGTCAGTTGAACCACCGAAAGGGGTAACGAGCTTTGCCTTTTCTGGAGGGttggctgctgcctggtggtgCTTTCTTCAAGTTTTAGGTCTCCGTTTGCCACCAAGTCTCTTGGGCATGCACTCGTTTCCTGGCGCTTGGCAGGAGTCGGGAGTCCATCACTGGTGCACATGAGCTGGTGATTATCATCCAGGACCCTATTGAAGAAAAAgggggcaagaaaaaaaaaagaactaatctGGCCATTCCAGGCACAGttacttttgctttgtttgaagCTGGATCAAATAGCTGTTAGTGAAGCAAAGACAAACAAGTTCTTGTAGCATATCCAGTGTACAAAATTACAGCTAAGTAAAATAAACTGTCCTTCTAAAAGTGGATCATAAATCTCAAAATAAACCTTTTCAGTATTTAAAGACTACTATTAAGCCTGAAAACATTCCAGCTAACAACATGCTTTGACAAAGAAAGTGAGTACAGATTGTTGGCCTTGGCTGTACTGGCTTCTGTGGGGTTGTGCACTGTCCCCTGGGGGATGCAATAACGCAGATGTGCTTAAACGCTTCTTAGATTAGCTGATGAACCATGTAACGTCTGAAGCCTCCTCTCGCCAAGACTGGAGTGAGTAGCAAAAGCTGTTCTTTTTGGGTTTTAACTCGGATCGTATAGGCTTATGGGGTTTTTACAGTGATTCCCTCCAGAAGGGCTCCCAAACACATAGATGAGTCTATTGTAATGAGCTGGTTTGTGGGTTTGCATTTCCAACTGCCTCCCACTAGGTGGAGTAAGACCTGAACATCTGTAGGTGGCAGGCGGTAGTTTCAATTGACAACCACTTCTTCTCTGGCTCAGGACTGGTATCCTTTTACCATGAAGGCAAACTTCTCTTCAGCGTAATGTGCCCTAACATGACTGTTGTAAAATTTCATTATGGCACTAGAACTGTGAAACTCATTTCAGGCCTTTCTTGGTGACATGCCAAATATTTACCTTTGAAGTAAGCACCATTAGACCTATCCTTTGGAGAGCACAATGGAAGGAAGGGAATGACCTTTTCAAGGTCACATAACTTCTTACTGGTAAAACTGGGATCTAATGCCCTaggtctctttttctcctctaacCACTAGACAATGCTGCCTGCTGTGGAGTCTGGCTGGCTGAAGCGTCACAGGTGCTTGGCTGGGGTATCTGAGTACAGTGGCAGGTTGTTACATCAAAAAAGCCTAGAAAAAGTATCAGTCAACTAGAAGTGTTGTGTCCCACAGTCAGAGCCTACTTAAATGCATGACTTTGCAAACTGAGTTTAAATTTTACTTGGATAAGTTTGAATTTCACTCTGGTATACTCAGCAGTTTTGAACTTTATGAACCAAGACTAAACACAGCCTTGTTCAATCAAGATGAAACAATACAAACTGATTCAAACAAGATGAGAACCCTTTAGATATCATTAGGTAAATACCATGAATGGCAGCTGTTCCTACGTCACTATATCATTTTAATTTTCGAAACCTTAATAAAGTTACTTACAGTGCTTTCATTGACATATAAACGTTCTCCTTTACTGGGTCCTTCTGCACTGGCTTCTCTTGCACAGGGACATTAGGCTCAGCTGTAGGGTCAGGCTGTGATATTTCAGTATTACACTGTTAGAAACACAACAGTACCCGAGGTAAATGTTCTTGTTTTGCCTACAGAAAAATCttcttaatttcattattttattcgGTACTTGTGCTGTTTAAGGCTCATACAGCTTAGTTTTTCTCAGATAAGTCACCTCCCAGAACCAGTGAGCTATAGAAATGTTTGAAACTTAGAAGTTAATGTTATCTGGTATCGTTGACactttgtttgctttcctttcagaCTGGAACATAACCAGCTATATTCTAAAATATCCACCAAAATTACTCCTCTTGCTCCCTTGTTTCAAACTGAAATGCATGTACCAAAATgtttaacagcattttaaaattattgtttgaTTTTATGCAGTTTGCTGACACTTCAGTAGaattacactttaaaatatttaaagtaacgTACAGATAAATTTTCTAAAATGAGTTATTAGTTTCTGAAAAAAACTGTGGCAGAACGGACAAAAGGCATTTACAGTGAAGCAGTCTACTTGAGGAATTTCaagaaaaatcaacttttttgTCAAAATGCTACTTGCTACCAGAAAAATCATTTGAACGAGTCTAGTATATTTTTTCTCATACAAATGAAGGCTCTATTACCTAGTGCTTTATCACTGTATTTCTCTGGCAAAGTTTTACCTCTCTATATATACCACTTCCTCTTTGGATTGTTAAATGCCTCCTGTGTCCTTAGAGCTATATAACAgttaacaaaacagaagaactCACATCTGATAAACTACCTTTGCTAAAAGATTGCTGGGGGTTTTGTaatattcctcctcttcctctttgacGTCTTCATCTGTATCTGACGACAGTGGATTTTCCTTAGTCTTTTCCAAATCTTTGttctgttaaaataatattttcatatttaacagCATCAGTTACGTAGATTGTTTAAtgtgtatttttccatttatttggaaAAGTAATGGAATCAGCAAGTATCCACAGGAAACATGGGAAGACTTGCTTCTCCTTGAAAACAGAAATGCTAATACCAGTCTGTTTTAGCATCAAGCTATCTGTAACTGTGCttctacttgtatttttgagataAACTGCACATGCAATACTGGCCACTAATATTAGTATTTCTCATGGACTTACTTGTGGTAAGCAGGAAGCTGCAGTTGATGGCATGTTCAATaacttatatttttttaaaatcaagttaagTGGGTTAAATACTTATATATGACTTTGCATGCATTTAGGGTACATTTTTGTATACAAAAGACTTTTTATTTGGGTTCAGTCCTAGAGTCCTtatcctaggaaaaaaaatccaaaggaaatCCAGAACTGGATAGGGAAATATTTGTTATCTTTAAGCACCTTTTCACTGCTATAAAGTAAAGAATGAATTTGGGACTTCCCTGATTAATGACAAATCTGTTACCTCGTACTTCTCCATAAACTAGAACATATCTCAGAGGGCTGGAGACCTAACATTAAATCCTTTGTAAACTGAGGGATGTTTTCCCTTAAGATGCTTCATAAATACTCAGAACAGTAAGTTTGGGGAAATTTGATAAGTCAAGGAGAAATTAATCCCTCCAAGTTTATCTTTTTAAGTCACaaagataaattatttatttctatgtCTCCTTGGTGACTTCACTATAATGCAGAGTATGGTAATTAGTATTTAGCTTCCTCCCAATGTAATTCTTCATGCCGTGTTCCTGAtgcaatcttctttttttttttttatctctctaCTTACATCCTACGTTTCCAGGGTGATAATTTTAGTAACTGCTAAATATGCCACCGAATATTTTAGTTTTCAAGGTAAAGCAAATTAAACTAATTACTGCTTCACATAAAGAGAGGAAACTGGCATTGAATAGAAATTAGAGATGATGAAGGCATTTATGTTCCTTATGGGtataaaagtcattaaaaagcAGTTCATGTCCTAGGAGTCAGAATACACCTACAAACGGTCCCTCAGGAAGTGCATAACACAAATCCTCAGCTGGAACTGGACTGACTCTGTGGTCATGACCTAAGTTGCGAATGAGTTTCCTAGCGAGTTTTCAGGGGCTTTGGATCA
The sequence above is drawn from the Struthio camelus isolate bStrCam1 chromosome 7, bStrCam1.hap1, whole genome shotgun sequence genome and encodes:
- the PLEKHS1 gene encoding pleckstrin homology domain-containing family S member 1 isoform X3, with amino-acid sequence MASRNRRNSTGTQNTFYHKDEVCKYGFLTKSPPLQLLNSQNSWKRRLFVLSKSSKGCYTLKYLKGQNVKGSIAVDQIVNIEIGISNSERMATVRKMFKCSPEEVISISTGDRSYYLIGRSREEIKDWVAEISSVWREAIGGGCPQNKDLEKTKENPLSSDTDEDVKEEEEEYYKTPSNLLAKCNTEISQPDPTAEPNVPVQEKPVQKDPVKENVYMSMKALVLDDNHQLMCTSDGLPTPAKRQETSACPRDLVANGDLKLEESTTRQQPTLQKRQSSLPLSVVQLTILLSQITDETQLQKLDIFIPLTDINNYLTLTEAAGQICVSHWTGTYKLGCIFNHGDRIVAVNDLHPQNVEEVSLFISRSARKEVKLTVCRIPGSDIFHVKGCSCS
- the PLEKHS1 gene encoding pleckstrin homology domain-containing family S member 1 isoform X1 yields the protein MASRNRRNSTGTQNTFYHKDEVCKYGFLTKSPPLQLLNSQNSWKRRLFVLSKSSKGCYTLKYLKGQNVKGSIAVDQIVNIEIGISNSERMATVRKMFKCSPEEVISISTGDRSYYLIGRSREEIKDWVAEISSVWREAIGGGCPQEKGPSEEKNRPNSDPGPYQSQYDSLRRVFPSQNKDLEKTKENPLSSDTDEDVKEEEEEYYKTPSNLLAKCNTEISQPDPTAEPNVPVQEKPVQKDPVKENVYMSMKALVLDDNHQLMCTSDGLPTPAKRQETSACPRDLVANGDLKLEESTTRQQPTLQKRQSSLPLSVVQLTILLSQITDETQLQKLDIFIPLTDINNYLTLTEAAGQICVSHWTGTYKLGCIFNHGDRIVAVNDLHPQNVEEVSLFISRSARKEVKLTVCRIPGSDIFHVKGCSCS
- the PLEKHS1 gene encoding pleckstrin homology domain-containing family S member 1 isoform X2, with amino-acid sequence MASRNRRNSTGTQNTFYHKDEVCKYGFLTKSPPLQLLNSQNSWKRRLFVLSKSSKGCYTLKYLKGQNVKGSIAVDQIVNIEIGISNSERMATVRKMFKCSPEEVISISTGDRSYYLIGRSREEIKDWVAEISSVWREAIGGGCPQEKGPSEEKNRPNSDPGPYQSQYDSLRRVFPSQNKDLEKTKENPLSSDTDEDVKEEEEEYYKTPSNLLAKPDPTAEPNVPVQEKPVQKDPVKENVYMSMKALVLDDNHQLMCTSDGLPTPAKRQETSACPRDLVANGDLKLEESTTRQQPTLQKRQSSLPLSVVQLTILLSQITDETQLQKLDIFIPLTDINNYLTLTEAAGQICVSHWTGTYKLGCIFNHGDRIVAVNDLHPQNVEEVSLFISRSARKEVKLTVCRIPGSDIFHVKGCSCS
- the PLEKHS1 gene encoding pleckstrin homology domain-containing family S member 1 isoform X4, which gives rise to MASRNRRNSTGTQNTFYHKDEVCKYGFLTKSPPLQLLNSQNSWKRRLFVLSKSSKGCYTLKYLKGQNVKGSIAVDQIVNIEIGISNSERMATVRKMFKCSPEEVISISTGDRSYYLIGRSREEIKDWVAEISSVWREAIGGGCPQNKDLEKTKENPLSSDTDEDVKEEEEEYYKTPSNLLAKPDPTAEPNVPVQEKPVQKDPVKENVYMSMKALVLDDNHQLMCTSDGLPTPAKRQETSACPRDLVANGDLKLEESTTRQQPTLQKRQSSLPLSVVQLTILLSQITDETQLQKLDIFIPLTDINNYLTLTEAAGQICVSHWTGTYKLGCIFNHGDRIVAVNDLHPQNVEEVSLFISRSARKEVKLTVCRIPGSDIFHVKGCSCS